The Serinus canaria isolate serCan28SL12 chromosome 8, serCan2020, whole genome shotgun sequence DNA window caaaggaacAGAAACGTGAGTCCCCATTTACGCCAAGCACATGACATCTTCTCAGTCAGCCTCTGATCCAGCTCCCGTGCCCGGCAGCCTTACTGGTGAGGAAAAACATGTACTGAAAGAGACGCTTTCCTCAccctttaaaacaaacaaacaaacaaacaaacaaaactgattcATACAATAATCtctaatatataaatatatacttttGAGTCTTTATCTTCCAGAGATTCTTCTGCACATATGCAAACTGAACGGCACTAACACTCAGATAAGTGGCTATTACATCATCTAAAATTTATTCAAAGTAAAACACAATGAGTTGACCTTTTAAGGTAGGAGGTCATCGGGCACTCAGTGAAGACCTACATCCTCTGAGATGGTATGAACCCCTAATTCATAAAGTAATGAAGAATCAGAAGGAGATAAAGGAAAGTACATAGAATTTATAAGTTGATTCATGTATTGATTGATTATAAATTGATTAATTTTCCTATCTACAAGGCTGAGAGAAGCAAAGTCTCGTTTTTTAATGTTTAGCTTAAAGAGGAAAGTTCTCAGCACTTCTTTGTATTTCATTAACCTTTCCTTGTTCCTGCATTACAAAAAAGTCAGCATTCATCTGCACTTTCTGCTAATTCCCTACCTGATGTCATCTTCTTTGAGTTATTAATATTAGTAATGATTTCCACAGCAACCCATTGTGATAGCATAAATAGAGGGTTATGACTTCATGTGGGGAATAAGCAGAGGCACAAATGGTGAATTCTTAAGGAAGAAGAGATAATGTTTTCATGCAAACTTGTGCATTACTAGTAAAGACAGTTGCTATACAGACAATAGGAAAAGCAGATTTAGCTgagccttttcctgctgcatggAACACCAGAGAGATTAAGTTCTCCCATAGGTGTCTGGAGGCATTTCTGTGGTAGAGCTGGGAACCCCTCTGCTTCATCCAGGCACTTTAACCCTTCTGTCATGCAGGGAAACTGCTCAGCTCTTCAAAAGCTGGCACATTGCAGAGACTGCAGTTACACAAGATGGAGTAAGAACAAAAGGCATTTAATCAAAGGAATGGGGGCAACTGCCAATGCGAGAACAACTCCTTGTGCTCAAGTCTTTAAAAGCTCTGCTCTGATCACAGCTTGGATACAGACCAAGGGCACAGTTACCCAAAAGAGACTCCTTTCTATATTACCCTTAAGATGTGGTTTTGATAAGCCTCCCTTGATCACTGTCGAAACAGCTGCGTTAGCAATAGCGTCCTCCAGGGAATAATTTAGGGGAAGAATgagcagccccactcccaacAGAAGATACTGAGAGTCAAGAACAAGGCAGGACAATCATGTCCAATCCTTTTTttgaaagcaggaggaaaaaagaaagatatatTGGTAAAGTCATGGCATTGCACTACAGCAGATattccagcagagccctgaccATAAGGAAATCCCATTGAATAATGAGGCTGGACTTCAAGATACCAAGGAGCAGCACCAAAGTGCAGATGTGACCACTGCTCTGGGTCCTGCCGGGACAAGTCTGTGAGGGGACATGAGGGGTTACACTATCAGCTGCATCATCTGCTCTGCCTTGCACCCTGACTGGCAATGCTGCTCAGTTCTGACATCTGCCATGGCCACACTGCCCCTGTAATTACCATACACTCCTCTCAAATAACCAGCTGAAATCCCAGATGTTTCACATGCCACTCCCTTATTCCAGATCTCAGAGGAAATATGCCAGACTCAGCtgactgcagggctgagctcaggccTTATGGTGGGATGAGTGCCCTCCCTGCCAAGATCCATCAGCGATCCCCGTGCAGCCTGTATTGCCCCAGAGCAGTGCATTCACACCAAGGCTTTCTCTGCCAGTCCtgtggggacaccccagggctgctcctttGGTCAGTGCCTGCCATCAGAGCCTACCCAAAGACTCATTTCTCAACAGTGAGAGAACAACTTTTTTAGTAGGAACTTGCTACAGATACAATCCACACTGCTTACAAGGGAATAGCTGAGCTTGTCAAAGCCAGGAACAAGAAGTGTGACCCTCAGATGCTTTGGGATTACTACTGAGTTATCCAAAGGGTGACAGAGATGGTCTGACCAAGGACTGTGTCCACAATCATCTGCTGCTGTCCAAGTCTTCACTCATCACAGAGTGGAGGGAAATTGTGCTCTGTATCAACCAATACAAACAGCCACAAATGTGGCTCTTCTGGATTTGATATAGAGCaagagaatacagaaaggaGTGTGCCACAGATGTTGTGTCACAGCTCCCATTGTCACCTTGCCTAGcttttgcctttgctgctggAACCTGAACTGGATTATGTCCTGGGCCAGTTCCTGCTCTTTTACTGCCCCAGCAAgaccccagggctgtgtcccttGCTGGGGAAAAAGTGGTGCAGGGTgctcacctgcagcactgccacatcAACTCCCTACACTGGGACTGGCACTGCCATAGCCCAAATCTGTCCTCATTCACAGTAAAGGTCAGCAACTCTGGCAGTGCCTGATCAGAGCCCAGAGGTGACATGTTTACAGGAAATCCTGGCTTCACCAAGGGACCTGAAAAATAATCCCAGGCTTCATCATCTCAACAGCCGTGGCTGATGTTCAAATGTGGAATTACATGTATGGAATTATAAACAGGTTTAACTATAAGAAGGAATTAAATGCAtgctgaaaacagcagaggGAAGTTAAAATTTCAGATGTGATAGTCACCAGAGGCCCCAGTACTTTCTGCACTTAATCTGTCTCTTTCTTTCACCAAGTTTCCTCAAGTGTCACTTTTCAGCTGCAATCCAAATAAATACACTACATTCGCCAAAGCCTGAAGAGGATTTAATGGTTAAAATGTCATTTCTGATTTATTATCTGCTTCTAGCATGTGGTCTATTATCCCAAACTCTGGGGATTCATTTCCCAGCTTACTTGCAGAGCTTTACATTACACATACTGCACTGAACTCACGATCAATTGCACTTGGCCATATGTGAGCACCAgatgcaatttctttttctatttttaaagtattgtaAGGATACATAAGTTGCAGCAGTAAGAACAATCAAGAAAAATCTCTATTTCAAACAAGAATGTAAGCAGATAAATCCTGctttaaatgtaaaatgttaGCGTAGCACGATGTAGCAGCTCACTAGAAGCAGTTGCCTAACATGACATGCAAGAACAACCCAATTACCAAGATGGTTAAAGACAGCTCAATCATCTTGCTTGTATGATTGCATTTCCAGTCACAAAAAATGGCAACATGAAGGAGGAGTTTAAAATAACAAGCTATTACAATAAAAAGGAGTGGcatgctgggctgtgccaggcaacAGActcagcaggagctcaggggacTGTACTGCCACAGACTGCTGGGTAACAGGAGAACAGCTGACAGCACTGCTACAGCTCAGCTCATCTGCTGAAATCCAAGGAGCAGCTTTTAATTCCAAGTGTCAGTTCCTCCAAGATCCTCTTGCACTTGCATTTCCACAAGACTGCAAGAAGCTGATTGccaactgatttttttttttttttttgctttggtggcaagtaaaaaaatacaactaCATTGTCAGAAAGCAAGAATTCAAATGTTAGGGGAAGCTGGTgatcagcagcactgcaaatgCCATCATTTCCAAGACAGACAATTTACCCATTTGTTTGCCAATAGTTTCTCATAAGAGATTTAGACTCTTGGACAAACAGCCAGATCCTACTCACTGGAACGTGTTCTGGGTAACTCCATATGTAGCTGTGACATGGCTGCCTGATATAACCTGTCAGTGCTCTAGGAGCATGAGAAGAGCACATGCCATGGGACAaaaccctgctccagcccagacTCCTAACCTCAGCTGGCAGGGTGTGAGCAAATATTATCCTCAGACACAAGCAAATGTGCTGCCAAGTGTCTAGTGCAGAGAAACATACCGAGAGCTGACAGttgatatatttttataaatgtacCCACCAACAATCAGAGACTGCTAGATTATCTTGTTAATTAtcatgttcttttaaaaatgtatctgCTCATTACTTTACCTTGACTAATGCTGGTGTTTACTTGATGGTTAGTTACCAGCAATATTTGATCAAGTTAGAcaaaaaatggttttggttATAATAGCTAAATTGAAGCTAACATGATTagctgagctgtgcagaagGGTTTAATCAAACTGATGAGTTCTCAGATTAGCCCTGGCTCAAATTCAAGTTGCAGCACTGAGCAACCAGTATTGTAGTTGAATTTTGCTCATGTTTATAAACACTCTATACAAGTTTAGggcctcttcctccttcttcatgACAGAACTTTTACTTCCCCTCTGTGAATTCTAAAAGACAAGTTTCCTCATGGCAACAACTGTAGTAAATATCTCCACTGGTCTGACTATATCTCCTTCCTCACTTTTAACACCAAATTATCATATTTTTAGTCTAAAAAGCTGTAAATAATAACCTGCATATTCTGTTTATTTCCTTAAGCTAAATGAAGTTAAATCAACATCACCATTCTCCTGCTTGATATAGACATTCTTTTGGTTTGCACACACAGGAGACCCTAACACAAAGTGGTTGTTTCCTCTTTCACTGAtctatatgtattttaaaattccagcaTCCTTAAACAGATATcataaaaagaacagaaagagatATGCTGTTTAGAATATTTTCTTAGGTGCTTTACCTTGAGGGCTTTCTGTGCAGCTTCACTTGATCCGATAGCAATCAAGTTTGGTCCAGCCATGCTGCAAAAGCTCTTCAGATGCAAAGAATCATGAACAGGGACTGTGGAGACAGCATAATCCTGTATGGGAGTAAAGAAGGgtgctataaatatttttaagtgtccTAGTTCTGTAATTGTATGGAGACATTCCATAATTAATTTTACTATCTGCAAATTATCAACCCCAGGGCACAGTGTCAACTGTTTGAGTATGACACTCTCCTATGGACCAGCTGGTCTTGTCTGGAGACTGACATAAAATCCAGAACATGTTTCAAATACTACTATTGTTGCAACcataaagaaatacattaaaatgctTAATTAAACAGTAGATACATAAAACCTCTCCAGGAAACAGCAATAAGAGCACAGGGCTGATACATGAGAACATGAAGAACAGGAGTGTTTATGTGCTCCCAAAAAATAACAGCCTCCCACTATCCAACTGATTGTTATGCAGCAATGCACATTTCAGATCCAACTTCAGCATCTACCACTTTACAGGATGCTCAAACCTTTCAGCAACTTGTAccgttggggtttttttaattaggtcTTAAATAAAGTACATGAGTATGACCAACATCTTAGCCAGTACAATTGTTCAATTAGTTCAGTGAATGAGAGCTCCTATTTCCTGTGGCATGAAGGAACATACAAACCTTAAATGTGTCAGCCAGAATTTCTGCACCACGTTGATTTGTCCGCCTGGAGAGACCTACGAAAAATTCTCTGCCTGGAATGAAAAAGCAGACTAGCTTTAGAGGCATTCTGAAGCAGTCTTTCAAGGATTTTCATGTTACATGTTTCTTTTCTCAAGCTGAgtatttaaattgaaaattcaGCACAAAAGAATGCAACCTGCAATTGTGAGCTGATAATCTAAAGCAATTAATCCTTTGCCAGAAGAGATGTTTAACCAGAAGCATAAATAGCTTCCTCTTCTAAATCTCTCCAGTGGTCATTGGGTCAGGAAAGACAACAGCTGGGCTGGATTAGTACACCACTGATTAACCATTTCCATCTCCCCTTGAGATTTCCTCTGGTCTCAAGGCAGATCTGCAGTCATCAGCATCCTCCAGCACCAGAGAAAATCAGTGCTGGATCTGCACTGCCTTAGGAAGGCCCCCCTTCCTGGTCTGCCTCTGTAGAGaccctttccttctttccctgtggTGCACTAAGGCAGGCAGCCAGCCTCCTGTGATGCTGATCAAAACAAACAGGCTCattcagcacaggctgggagcagccctgtgtgcaGCCAATGTGAGAAAATGCCTAATGGGTTTAATGACACAAAAAACACAGGCAGTATCTTCATCTTTGAAGTCAACCATGCATGTAAGGCTCATGACATCTGACAGGCAACTCCACCACATCCCTGATAaactaaaaatgcttttttttgcatttaattcaTTGAACTAGTAACAATTGTCTGCATCAAGCCTTTACAAGTCCTGAAAATTAGTCTGGCGAATGTTAGCTGCTTGTTATAAGAAATATGAAACAACCCCAGACAGCTGACtactgaaagcatttttcttattGGCACTTTACaagctaaaataaaatctgtatgCACAGTGCTGTTCTTTGTAGTGTGTGTACTGCTACTCCATTTATTCAGGTATCAGGCACGACATTGAGGGTTGCACTGAGAATTCATCTTTCAGCAACCTTCATGACATTTAGCAAACAACAGATTCAGCAAACCACAGGAATGACATTTTATTATGCTGGTATCAGACAACATGCAGTCTTTAGGGCAGTCATAACATGTAAACAGCAAATTCACTCCCTGTAATTATGATACCTGTAAATAAGACATCTCCACCATCCAAGGTTGCATTTTCATCCACCATCTCAACTATATTAAGGTTGAGACTTTCCAGTACTCTCTTCATGGCTTCAACCTGTTTAAAAGAGAGTTATTAAAGACATATTATACTGttgaaaaaattttttaaaacctgcCAGGAATACATAGaattaataagaaataaagcCTTTTAATGCACCTTTAGCAAGATGGATGGCAGGGTCCTTTGTGGCCCTGCCCATCACAGCTCCCCACCTGTGGTCAGAGGTCTCTGTGGTCTGGGGGATGGGTTGGCAAGGGGCAGAGATCAGGCTCTTTGCAGAGGAGCCATGCAGCATTCAGGAGGGACAGACAAGGGGTCCAAAGGGGTCCACATGTTAAGCCCAGTCCCTCTGCACAGTAATATCCTCTTGCAAACCTTGTCCCTCAGATTTGGGCCAGAAGCACCAGCAGAGGAGTGAGATTcattccttcctctctgctcagaCACAAGAGGTGGCTCTGCCAGCCACAGAGGTGGCAGCTCTACCCCAAGCCCCTCTTCAGccctcagggaaaaaaaaaaatccccttatCAGTAAATGTTCAAATTTCTTATGGCTTTGCAATTTTACTGGGCACTAGTTCTCCTTGCATGTTTGAGGTACCCTGCTTCAGAATCACAAGACATTTCATGCCTTTACATTGTGGGGCTTAATGCTTGCTGTGGAGAGCCACACACATGGCTGGAAGTCAGAGCCTGTTTCCTGCTGAAAGAAGCTTGTATTAGGAGCACAGAATGCAGCTTCAGTAGGTTCCTTCTTTCCCACTAAGGGCTGCTGAGGATGCCTAAATCAGAATCTGTTTCTATAGAGGCTCAAATCACTTGCCATCCAGAACAGGGACTATGTTCAAACAACATCACTGTGGTGCCTTGTAAGCCAAAAGAAGAATCTACACACAACCAACCACTCACCAAAAGCATAAACTTGCACAATGTCAATAAAAATAAGAGCTCATCCACAGAAATGTGAACTTGATCCCACACAGGGGCATCTTCATGTTCAGTGAAACTTCCTCACCATGGTTAACTAGAGGTGCCCAGAAGGCATCAATAAACATGGCAAACACACTGAACTCCTTTTATATTTCTGCATGTCCCACAGGTCACTCATCTATTTAAAGTGCTAAATTAAGTATTTCTAGAAAGAAACCACATGAAGCTAAAACAAGTGACACCATACTAGTGTTACTGCACTATACAACAACAGAGGCAATCCGAGCAGCCCTactcctgggctctgccaaACTACACCTGCCACAGCAGTGGAAGGACATACAAGGGTGACAGGTCCTTCACTCTCACTGTGGCACAAGAACAGCACACAGTTTGGCTGGCACACTTTCCTAAGAGCAGCGCTGGCTTTAGGGAATAAAGAAAGAGACAGACATGATCCACCTAAGCTGccttttcctgctcattttCCCTGACTCGGCAATGTGGCATTTGTGAGTGATCCCATTAACCCTGAGCCCAGGCTCAAAAGGCAAGGGCAGGTCCCCATGGGCTGCCAGGACAGGTGATGTTGGTCTGTGTAGGATACACTGGGGGCAGCACTGTATCCAAGCCTGATCTGCTCTCTGGAggcttcctcttcttctctaGCATCTTCTTACTCTCCAGTCACTTGAGAGAAAAACCCTGGACAAGCACACTGTTAAAGTAGGTGCCTCAGTTAAAACTTGTGAAAAACAGAGGCAGATCTTTGTGCCACCTGCAGAACTCTGATGGGTTATACTGCAACTCAGAACTGTATCCAGGGGGTTTCTGATTGCAAGGGATTCATCCTCTCCACACAAAGAACCATCTAAGGCCTTGGCATGCAGCCTGGAATGAGCCTACAGCATGCCTTTTACAATTAACACTTCTTTTTTGCTCCTCTGTCTTTCACCTGATGTTAAAATGACTTCAGGCAGAGAGCTGGCACTCAAGTCTCCAGGCTTAGTAGAAAGGCTTCATCTTTCTTAGTCTTGTTGTTTTACCTCCAGCATTCTTTAAAATTAGGTTTATATTGTGGATTGGACCCACGTGGTGTTTTACAAATAAATGGGGAACAGCTGAGGTAATATTGGGAAACTGCTGTTGTACAAACATGGCAACATTTCATAACATCCCTATGCTGATAGCAGAATGATTTCTTTTGTCTGTGAAGCCCAGTGGGTTTTACTGTACAGGTGCTACATGCATAAGAGTCAATAGAAcccaaagaagaaaacaatagTTTAATATGGAGTAATGGAGATGCAGCATGATAAAAGCAGGGTTCCATTCCAAGAACACACAGATTCACTCTTTTGTGCTGGCACGAGGCAGACAGGCAAACTCCCAAGTGGGACACCAGTCACAGGCAGttagaataaataaaatcatcagATGGGAGTATTTAAGGAGAAGGCCAAATGACAAGAAAAAACAGGTTTACCCAGCCTGTTGCATGGTCACCTATCTCCAATTAATCTACAACCTCCAGCAACTTCCAAAGCCAAAACACCAAGAAGAGAAAGCCCTTTCAGGAGATGTGCTGCCGAGCAGGTGCTCCCAGCAGAAGCTGTctgggctggcagaggaaaTCAAGCCAGTGGCTGCCCCTGCCATGCACCCACTCCCCACAgcactccttccctcccccctgACCATGTCTCCAGAAGCAGAAgcatcagcagagctgtggatgTTACTGTGGCACAGGAACAACATACCCACTTTCCATGGGGAGACACAAAAGCTCCTCTGGAGCACAGAACAACATCTGAGAGAGCAAAGAGGTGCAAAACCTGGGCAGCCTGCAGGCACTGTGTGAAGGTGCCTCCTGTAGTGAAGGCTCAAGCCTCAAGGCTTCCTGAAGACCTAATGGGACCATGAATGTGCAACAATTGTGATGAGAGTTGCgaccagggatgggcagcagtCGCTGTGATGAGAGACACCAGTCACTAATGTGGGTGTGAGCTCCCTTCAGCAGGTGGGATAAACCTGCTTTTACCTGAGCATTGCAAACCATGCTGGGTGCTGAGGAGAGAGACTACTGCAGGGACCAAGGGCAacacagagctccccagggaggggcaggcagggaggcacTTCACATCCCTGGCCCAGAAGGCCAACTAATAACCCTTGCACTAGAGCACCAATTAACTGAAGTGCCTAGCTAATGAGGCTAGCAGAATGTAAATGCTGACTTTGGATTTGAGTCATATGGATGTTTTAATCACCAGTTGCTGATTACCATTTAACCACCAGGCTACATCAGAGATGTCTTGAattgtttctttatttaatttacagGGATTGATGCAGCTGTAGCACAGACATTAAGGAAAGTTAAGAGAACTAAAAGTTGTCCAAAGTCACAGAAAACTAGTTTCATTTGCTTCATGGTGTCCAAGCCTTTAAAGATATTTGTAACATCATCACATTGTTTTCCTCCAACAGCTGGGTTCATTTTAGCTTATAAAAccaaatttaaacaaataaaatgacTGCCATATAAATAGCTGGATCACTTTTCCATGATGGGTGTTCATGGATTCAAGCTGCAACACTGTTTTGTAAGGACTTCAAGCAACCAGCAGAAATTCTTAAGTGTTTGAATTGGGAAGTGCTGTTCACATGCTGATGCATGCACGTTAGGAAAATCTTTCAATATCCCTTGCTGTGTAAAATAGAAGGTTCAagttactctttttttttccctacatgcAACACGAGAAACTTCAATCAGTTgaagcagagatgaaaaaagcACAAGCTGAGATGAAGAAGACTGAACAGAAAACCTGACATTATTAAAAAgacaactgaaaagaaaaccccaTAAAGAAACACACTTGTAAATAAAGGATTCTAGAAAACAAAGCCAGGAATGAATAGCCCATCTGCAGAGTTTCCTGTAGAGGGGACAGCACAGACTCGCATGATCCCCACCACAGCATCTCTAAAGCCATCCTGCAGCACTCCTGAGCTGGGTCTCCAACACAGCATGTCCTTGGAATGTCCTTGACACAGTACCACCTGGGAAATGGCATATGCAGCATTCAGAGTTGGGTTAGCATGGGGTGAAGTCCACACAAGTAGCTTGAATCTTTATCTCATCACTGCAAAAGGGACTCTAAAGCTTGGCTCCATCCTTAAACCTTCCCACATCACGAAGGATTGTGCTACTTTCTAACAGAGCTCCTAGAGAAAGGGAACGAGGTACAATCTCAAACTAAGGATGGACAAGTGATTGTTATCCTCCAGTAAGATGTTTAAAAAAGGGATGTAGGAAAAGGAGTTGATTTTACTAAGCCCTCTATTCTGCTCACCCTTTACCCTCTCCAAATAACTGATAGCCATTTTTGGAAGTGTGGTGTCTTAAAACATATTGGTGACATTTTCATTCATTATGAATGAAAGACTAATTCACAGAGCTAGCTTTGATGTATAAACAAATAACCACCTCACgctttttttccaggaaagaaCTAAAAAACAGTGAATAGAAAAGTCCTCTGTGGAACCACAGTTACCCAGGAGACACCAGtaaaatgcacaaaatatttGGACACTACCTGATTACAAGCATTGTCACTATGAAGAAGACTTACACTGCTTGCTCTTTCAGAAGCAGCCAAGAGGAAAAGTCACCTTCCCTCACTTTATCTCCtttatttcaaaactaaaaTCCCAGGTAGTCAGAAATGTTGCACACAAAGAGAGCACTCATCTG harbors:
- the DDAH1 gene encoding N(G),N(G)-dimethylarginine dimethylaminohydrolase 1 isoform X2 — translated: MHALVEAMKRVLESLNLNIVEMVDENATLDGGDVLFTGREFFVGLSRRTNQRGAEILADTFKDYAVSTVPVHDSLHLKSFCSMAGPNLIAIGSSEAAQKALKTMQQMSDHRYDKLTVPDDAAANCIYLNIPSKGHVLLHRAPEEYPESAKVFEKLKDHMLIPIAATELEKVDGSLTCCSVLINKASEL